CAGCTCAAACAAAAAGAGAGAAATCTCTTTTTTGTTACAGAAAGAACTGGGTAGCCGAGTTTCAGGATGCGGGCATCGTATAATGGCTATTACCTCAGCCTTCCAAGCTGATGATGCGGGTTCGATTCCCGCTGCCCGCTCCAAACGTGCTGATATGGCTCAGTTGGTAGAGCGCACCCTTGGTAAGGGTGAGGTCCCCAGTTCGACTCTGGGTATCAGCACCACTTCACTTATCCCTCCCTTTTCTCTCTGTTTCAATTTAAATATATTCAACAGTTCAGGCATTTCGCCTGGTTGATGTGGTGATATCACCGATTTATCCGTGTCTTAGAGGGACAATCGATGTCTAAAGAAAAGTTTGAACGTACAAAACCGCACGTTAACGTCGGTACTATCGGCCACGTTGACCATGGTAAAACAACGCTGACCGCTGCAATCACTACCGTTCTGGCTAAAACCTACGGTGGTGCTGCTCGTGCTTTCGACCAGATCGATAACGCACCAGAAGAAAAAGCTCGTGGTATCACCATCAACACTTCCCACGTTGAATATGACACCCCGACTCGCCACTACGCACACGTAGACTGCCCAGGCCACGCCGACTATGTTAAAAACATGATCACCGGTGCTGCGCAGATGGACGGCGCGATCCTGGTTGTTGCTGCGACTGACGGCCCTATGCCTCAGACCCGTGAGCACATCCTGCTGGGTCGTCAGGTAGGCGTTCCTTACATCATCGTGTTCCTGAACAAATGCGACATGGTTGATGACGAAGAGCTGCTGGAACTGGTAGAAATGGAAGTTCGCGAACTTCTGTCTCAGTACGATTTCCCAGGTGATGACACCCCAATCATCCGTGGTTCTGCTCTGAAAGCGCTGGAAGGCGAAGCAGAGTGGGAAGCGAAAATCATCGAACTGGCTGGCTTCCTCGATTCTTACATCCCAGAACCAGAACGTGCGATTGACAAGCCATTCCTGCTGCCAATCGAAGACGTATTCTCCATCTCCGGTCGTGGTACTGTTGTTACCGGTCGTGTAGAGCGCGGTATCGTTAAAGTGGGTGAAGAAGTTGAAATCGTAGGTATCAAAGAGACTGCCAAGTCTACCTGTACCGGCGTTGAAATGTTCCGCAAACTGCTGGACGAAGG
This sequence is a window from Enterobacter sp. RHBSTW-00994. Protein-coding genes within it:
- the tuf gene encoding elongation factor Tu, yielding MSKEKFERTKPHVNVGTIGHVDHGKTTLTAAITTVLAKTYGGAARAFDQIDNAPEEKARGITINTSHVEYDTPTRHYAHVDCPGHADYVKNMITGAAQMDGAILVVAATDGPMPQTREHILLGRQVGVPYIIVFLNKCDMVDDEELLELVEMEVRELLSQYDFPGDDTPIIRGSALKALEGEAEWEAKIIELAGFLDSYIPEPERAIDKPFLLPIEDVFSISGRGTVVTGRVERGIVKVGEEVEIVGIKETAKSTCTGVEMFRKLLDEGRAGENVGVLLRGIKREEIERGQVLAKPGSIKPHTKFESEVYILSKDEGGRHTPFFKGYRPQFYFRTTDVTGTIELPEGVEMVMPGDNIKMVVTLIHPIAMDDGLRFAIREGGRTVGAGVVAKVLG